From a region of the Triticum aestivum cultivar Chinese Spring chromosome 7D, IWGSC CS RefSeq v2.1, whole genome shotgun sequence genome:
- the LOC123165655 gene encoding uncharacterized protein → MAELIISAVVGDMVGRVISLLAGRFKGQGCTDAKLRRICHMLVKVHSAVEEAKGRQITNCGTLEWLSELNDGVYQGRYLLDTVQCRDQELEDEHADKVVGQPFSLSLLNPAKRVRVAACAVKSLLSRHDVGVGEDMDRVVEILETVSSDLKEFMMLLRNCQPIHRPLATNIFVEGQMFGRHVEKQRIINFLLHDGGPSTGEKVGVLPIVGDIGVGKTTLAQHVCDDERVRSHFPIILYSNLLYTRAMARGEAALVLGSRHTVRDAKEFIESLHVLKQKYFTKRFLMVFEDVDADKKQLLEEILLILRHGKHGSRIIITTNSRAIAASMGTVQPISLKVMPHQEYWFFFKAHAFAGRDVEEDPRMLAEGKAIARKLNGSFFGAKIIGGVLKAHPNPQFWRRVVRSNIGGLSLLGDGIEYIADLTENLLPIGADMCKVTISKSPYPSQTELARLVYQASPSAGVVASRGDNGFARVLLCSLLVLLPWYIHKASLDNCNLALDVWNEKYSTQTVFTDGFSISDTSEDKMPHHLSLNCTLRVKHKGWGTRKLANITKLLEEFIMAEVIFSAVVGDMVGRMISLLAGQFKGQQCTEAKLRKICHMLVKVYSAVEEAKGRQITNYGTLEWLSELNDTVYQGRYLLDTVGCREQELEDEHADKVVAQPFSFSLFNPAKRVRVAACAMKRLLSGHDVGVPEAIDRVVEILETVSGDLKEFLMLLQNCQPIQRPLATNIFVEGQMFGRHVEKERIINFLLHDGGPSTGGKLGVLPIVGGMGVGKTTLAQHVCDDERVRNHFPIIVYSNFSYTRAMAQDEAPFVLGSKHAVRDARKFIESLHVLKEKCLTKRFLMVFEDVDTGKKQMLEELLPILRHGKHGSSIIITTNSRAVAASMGTVQPISLKVMPHQEYWFFFKAHAFAGRDVEEDPRMLAAGKVIARKLNGSFFGAKIIGGVLKAHPNPRFWSKVLRSNIGGLFLLGDGIGYIMDLAENLLPIYAGVCKVTICRNPFIFQTELARLEDLYQASPLGDNRFAKALLCRSMLPFELLNYAADCNVRGPDYSAEL, encoded by the exons ATGGCGGAGCTCATCATCTCGGCGGTTGTCGGGGACATGGTCGGTAGGGTGATATCTCTTCTCGCTGGCCGGTTCAAAGGCCAAGGGTGCACCGACGCCAAGCTACGGAGGATTTGCCATATGCTTGTCAAGGTTCACAGTGCGGTAGAGGAGGCCAAAGGGAGGCAGATCACAAACTGTGGCACCCTCGAGTGGCTCTCGGAGCTCAACGACGGTGTGTACCAGGGCCGCTACTTGCTCGACACGGTCCAGTGCAGAGATCAGGAGCTTGAAGATGAGCATGCTGACAAGGTAGTGGGACAGCCTTTCTCTTTATCCTTGCTTAATCCTGCAAAGCGTGTGCGCGTAGCGGCGTGTGCCGTGAAGAGCCTATTGTCTCGCCATGATGTTGGTGTTGGTGAGGACATGGATAGAGTGGTAGAGATCTTGGAAACCGTATCTAGTGATCTCAAGGAGTTCATGATGCTCCTACGCAACTGCCAGCCCATCCATCGTCCTTTGGCTACTAATATCTTTGTCGAGGGGCAGATGTTTGGCCGACATGTCGAGAAACAGAGGATCATCAACTTCCTGTTGCACGATGGTGGTCCGTCAACTGGAGAAAAAGTGGGTGTGCTTCCCATCGTCGGCGACATAGGAGTCGGGAAGACCACCCTTGCTCAGCATGTCTGCGATGATGAGAGGGTGCGCAGCCACTTTCCAATAATCTTATATTCCAATCTCTTATACACCAGGGCAATGGCAAGGGGTGAGGCAGCGCTTGTTCTAGGATCCAGACACACAGTTAGAGATGCTAAAGAATTCATCGAGTCACTGCATGTACTCAAGCAGAAATACTTCACCAAGAGGTTCTTGATGGTATTTGAAGATGTTGACGCGGACAAGAAGCAGTTGCTAGAAGAGATACTGTTGATCTTAAGACATGGAAAACATGGAAGCAGGATCATAATCACCACAAACAGCAGGGCCATTGCGGCGAGCATGGGAACGGTGCAGCCAATCAGTCTGAAGGTTATGCCACACCAggagtattggttcttcttcaaaGCGCACGCGTTTGCCGGCAGAGATGTCGAGGAGGACCCAAGGATGCTAGCAGAAGGCAAAGCGATTGCAAGGAAGCTAAATGGATCCTTCTTCGGAGCGAAAATCATCGGCGGGGTGCTGAAGGCTCATCCGAATCCTCAGTTCTGGCGCAGGGTGGTGAGAAGCAATATAGGGGGTTTATCTCTGTTGGGCGATGGAATTGAGTACATTGCAGATTTGACAGAGAATTTGCTACCGATCGGCGCAGACATGTGCAAGGTGACCATTTCTAAGAGTCCATATCCCTCTCAGACGGAGCTGGCTAGGTTGGTATATCAGGCAAGTCCTAGTGCTGGTGTTGTTGCATCGCGTGGTGATAACGGGTTTGCAAGAGTCTTGTTGTGCAG CTTGCTTGTGTTGCTTCCCTGGTATATTCATAAAGCTAGCTTGGATAACTGTAACCTAGCCCTTGATGTGTGGAATGAAAAGTA CAGCACACAGACGGTCTTCACTGATGGATTTTCAATTTCAGATACTTCAGAAGACAAGATGCCACACCACCTGAGCCTGAATTGTACTCTACGTGTTAAACAT AAAGGCTGGGGTACCAGGAAACTTGCGAACATCACAAAGTTGCTAGAGGAATTTATCATGGCGGAGGTCATCTTCTCGGCGGTTGTCGGAGACATGGTTGGCAGGATGATATCTCTTCTTGCCGGCCAGTTCAAGGGCCAACAGTGCACCGAAGCCAAACTACGCAAGATTTGCCATATGCTCGTCAAAGTTTATAGTGCAGTAGAGGAGGCCAAAGGGAGGCAGATCACAAACTACGGCACCCTCGAGTGGCTTTCGGAGCTCAACGACACAGTGTACCAGGGCCGCTACTTGCTCGACACGGTCGGATGCAGAGAGCAGGAGCTTGAAGATGAGCATGCTGACAAGGTAGTTGCACAACCTTTCTCTTTCTCCTTGTTTAATCCTGCAAAGCGCGTGCGCGTAGCAGCCTGTGCCATGAAGAGATTACTGTCTGGCCATGATGTTGGTGTTCCTGAGGCGATAGATCGAGTGGTAGAGATCTTGGAAACCGTATCCGGTGATCTCAAGGAGTTCCTGATGCTCCTACAGAACTGTCAGCCGATCCAACGTCCTTTGGCTACTAATATCTTCGTCGAGGGGCAGATGTTCGGTCGACATGTCGAGAAAGAGAGGATCATCAACTTCCTACTCCACGATGGTGGTCCGTCAACCGGAGGAAAACTGGGTGTGCTCCCGATTGTGGGCGGCATGGGAGTCGGTAAGACCACCCTCGCGCAGCATGTCTGCGATGATGAGAGGGTGCGCAACCACTTTCCAATAATTGTGTATTCCAATTTCTCATACACCAGAGCAATGGCTCAGGATGAGGCACCGTTTGTTCTAGGATCCAAACACGCAGTTAGAGATGCGCGAAAATTCATCGAGTCACTACATGTACTTAAGGAGAAATGCCTCACCAAGAGGTTCTTGATGGTATTTGAAGATGTTGACACGGGCAAGAAGCAGATGCTAGAAGAGTTACTGCCGATCTTAAGACATGGCAAACATGGAAGCAGTATCATAATCACCACAAACAGCAGGGCTGTCGCTGCGAGCATGGGAACAGTGCAGCCGATCAGTCTAAAGGTTATGCCGCACCAGGAGTACTGGTTCTTCTTCAAGGCGCACGCGTTTGCTGGCAGAGATGTCGAGGAGGACCCAAGGATGCTAGCAGCAGGTAAGGTGATTGCGAGGAAGCTAAATGGGTCCTTCTTCGGAGCGAAAATCATCGGCGGTGTGCTGAAAGCTCATCCGAATCCCCGGTTCTGGAGCAAGGTGCTGAGGAGCAATATAGGGGGATTATTTCTGTTGGGTGATGGAATTGGGTACATTATGGATTTGGCAGAGAATTTGCTACCAATCTACGCAGGCGTCTGTAAGGTGACCATTTGTAGGAATCCATTTATCTTTCAGACAGAACTGGCTAGGTTGGAGGATCTGTATCAGGCAAGTCCACTTGGTGATAACCGGTTTGCAAAAGCTCTGTTGTGCAGGTCAATGTTGCCATTCGAACTCTTGAACTACGCTGCTGATTGCAATGTGCGTGGGCCGGACTATTCAGCAGAGTTATAA
- the LOC123165654 gene encoding histone H3.2 produces MARTKQTARKSTGGKAPRKQLATKAARKSAPATGGVKKPHRFRPGTVALREIRKYQKSTELLIRKLPFQRLVREIAQDFKTDLRFQSSAVSALQEAAEAYLVGLFEDTNLCAIHAKRVTIMPKDIQLARRIRGERA; encoded by the coding sequence ATGGCCCGCACGAAGCAGACGGCGCGCAAGTCCACCGGCGGCAAGGCGCCGAGGAAGCAGCTGGCGACCAAGGCGGCGCGCAAGTCGGCCCCGGCCACCGGCGGCGTGAAGAAGCCCCACCGCTTCCGCCCGGGGACCGTGGCGCTCCGGGAGATCCGCAAGTACCAGAAGAGCACGGAGCTGCTCATCCGCAAGCTCCCCTTCCAGCGGCTGGTGCGGGAGATCGCGCAGGACTTCAAGACCGACCTGAGGTTCCAGTCCTCCGCCGTCTCCGCGCTCCAGGAGGCCGCCGAGGCGTACCTGGTCGGGCTTTTCGAGGACACCAACCTGTGCGCCATCCACGCCAAGCGCGTCACcatcatgcccaaggacatccaGCTCGCCCGCCGCATCCGCGGGGAGCGCGCCTAG